The Triticum aestivum cultivar Chinese Spring chromosome 3A, IWGSC CS RefSeq v2.1, whole genome shotgun sequence genome includes a region encoding these proteins:
- the LOC123059751 gene encoding uncharacterized protein isoform X1 has protein sequence MCAGPTTGSPTASSPPFPLPPPPPARIFQACVLRRRRRRADGAQAGGGPGPRSRLQSARPARASSPPFPGAASFRGSMMRPWRRRHAEILNIHRGNGATMPGADEAFPAESRTTLFFGAVTSKSEPLTFEESLRFVKKVKARNYMLYLSLFDILGRTELSQLEAYQTLQLLFRDHPDLHEGLEKFRPPMPTKHAAANSNLWPWVFACAAVPLVAMSLIPALGNPVLWLVQQTLGEKMRAA, from the exons ATGTGCGCCGGGCCGACGACGGGATCCCCCACCgcttcctctcctccctttcccctcccCCCACCGCCCCCCGCCCGAATATTCCAAGCTTGCgtcttgcggcggcggcggcggcgagcagacgGAGCCCAGGCCGGAGGAGGCCCCGGACCCCGATCCCGCCTCCAGTCGGCCCGCCCGGCGAGAG CTTCCTCCCCTCCCTTCCCCGGGGCCGCCTCGTTCCGAGGCAGTATGATGAGGCCGTGGCGGCGTCGGCATGCGGAGATCCTCAACATTCATCG AGGCAACGGAGCTACTATGCCTGGAGCAGATGAGGCGTTTCCGGCAGAGTCGAGAACGACGCTGTTCTTTGGGGCTGTGACATCTAAATCGGAGCCGCTGACCTTTGAAGAGTCCCTCAGATTTGTCAAGAAAGTGAAG GCTCGCAACTACATGCTGTACCTGTCGCTGTTCGACATCCTGGGCAGGACGGAGCTGTCCCAGCTGGAGGCCTACCAAACA CTGCAGCTGCTGTTCCGCGACCACCCGGACCTGCACGAAGGGCTCGAGAAGTTCAGGCCCCCGATGCCCACGAAGCACGCCGCGGCGAACAGCAACCTCTGGCCGTGGGTTTTCGCGTGCGCCGCCGTCCCGCTGGTCGCAATGAGCCTGATCCCGGCGCTGGGGAACCCGGTGCTGTGGCTCGTCCAGCAGACGCTCGGCGAGAAGATGAGGGCTGCGTGA
- the LOC123059751 gene encoding uncharacterized protein isoform X2 — protein sequence MMRPWRRRHAEILNIHRGNGATMPGADEAFPAESRTTLFFGAVTSKSEPLTFEESLRFVKKVKARNYMLYLSLFDILGRTELSQLEAYQTLQLLFRDHPDLHEGLEKFRPPMPTKHAAANSNLWPWVFACAAVPLVAMSLIPALGNPVLWLVQQTLGEKMRAA from the exons ATGATGAGGCCGTGGCGGCGTCGGCATGCGGAGATCCTCAACATTCATCG AGGCAACGGAGCTACTATGCCTGGAGCAGATGAGGCGTTTCCGGCAGAGTCGAGAACGACGCTGTTCTTTGGGGCTGTGACATCTAAATCGGAGCCGCTGACCTTTGAAGAGTCCCTCAGATTTGTCAAGAAAGTGAAG GCTCGCAACTACATGCTGTACCTGTCGCTGTTCGACATCCTGGGCAGGACGGAGCTGTCCCAGCTGGAGGCCTACCAAACA CTGCAGCTGCTGTTCCGCGACCACCCGGACCTGCACGAAGGGCTCGAGAAGTTCAGGCCCCCGATGCCCACGAAGCACGCCGCGGCGAACAGCAACCTCTGGCCGTGGGTTTTCGCGTGCGCCGCCGTCCCGCTGGTCGCAATGAGCCTGATCCCGGCGCTGGGGAACCCGGTGCTGTGGCTCGTCCAGCAGACGCTCGGCGAGAAGATGAGGGCTGCGTGA
- the LOC123059751 gene encoding uncharacterized protein isoform X3: MPGADEAFPAESRTTLFFGAVTSKSEPLTFEESLRFVKKVKARNYMLYLSLFDILGRTELSQLEAYQTLQLLFRDHPDLHEGLEKFRPPMPTKHAAANSNLWPWVFACAAVPLVAMSLIPALGNPVLWLVQQTLGEKMRAA; the protein is encoded by the exons ATGCCTGGAGCAGATGAGGCGTTTCCGGCAGAGTCGAGAACGACGCTGTTCTTTGGGGCTGTGACATCTAAATCGGAGCCGCTGACCTTTGAAGAGTCCCTCAGATTTGTCAAGAAAGTGAAG GCTCGCAACTACATGCTGTACCTGTCGCTGTTCGACATCCTGGGCAGGACGGAGCTGTCCCAGCTGGAGGCCTACCAAACA CTGCAGCTGCTGTTCCGCGACCACCCGGACCTGCACGAAGGGCTCGAGAAGTTCAGGCCCCCGATGCCCACGAAGCACGCCGCGGCGAACAGCAACCTCTGGCCGTGGGTTTTCGCGTGCGCCGCCGTCCCGCTGGTCGCAATGAGCCTGATCCCGGCGCTGGGGAACCCGGTGCTGTGGCTCGTCCAGCAGACGCTCGGCGAGAAGATGAGGGCTGCGTGA
- the LOC123059752 gene encoding paired amphipathic helix protein Sin3-like 3 — translation MKRSREDALAAAGSQPSKRITTSSAAVARSDPSPPQPMPPAGSGSALVPAPPPQAVAALPTQPSGGSGAATAAAAAAAGQKLTTNDALVYLKAVKDKFQDNRAKYEEFLEVMRDFKSERIDTNGVIIRVKTLFNGYPELILGFNTFLPKGFAIRLQQDEKKPVDFAEAINFVNKIKSRFQRDEHVYKSFLDILNMYRKDNKSIQDVYHEVAVLFSDHKDLLEEFQHFLPDTSVSPQAGAAPRGGLVKREALMPPASRGHIEKPRAFPSHTDRDASVDRPDVDHDRQRQREKNKERKAERDRRDYDRDEKDVEQDSKEVDVGQRKRKPFPSANLAGAEAHQGGHPEIHGINSASASSYDNKDALKSGYTQEFHFCEKVKEKLEYDAYQEFLKCLHIYSQEIITRSELKNLVSDILQHYPDLMDGFNEFLEHCENIDGFLAGVFSKKQPGRLIKTEDKERDKEHEREDRNRDRDKEREKERERLHPKEGPSQKPSIVKEKYLCKPISELDLSNCQRCTPSYRLLPKNYPMPPAGNKTDLGATVLNDHWVSVTSGSEDYSFKHMRKNQYEESLFRCEDDRFELDMLLESVNAATKRVEELIEKMQDNSVKPESPIRIDEHLTPLNLRCIERLYGDHGLDVMDVLRRNASVALPVILSRLKQKQEEWSRCRSDFNKVWADIYAKNYHKSLDHRSFYFKQQDSKNLSTKSLLTEIKEINEKKRKEDDVLIAIAAGNRRPIVPNMSFEYVDANIHDDLYKIVKYSCGEVCGSDQLDKVMRIWTTFLEPILGIPSRSHGAVDADLTKPKNGITKSGIANVGESNASPDGVAAQQGHGDESMQQEQAPSAVARLSRLAKGVAADSQNGSHDADRTARRDEEASNAALNEVSAVSTQNMPTERSAGQHSHMKGNSETTPGVNASKSSHAGVSMAAGARAGHEVLPSTEGGETGKSGSSLNGGATSEGNKGRLFNEAAASHNTSKVEREEGELSPNGDFEEDNFVPFEDGASKTKEGSTSRTFKVRPGQVEPHAEAAGENDADDEESTQRSTEDSENASEAGEDASGSESGDGEHGSPEDHDEEEDMDHDQDPKAESEGEAEGTTETHDVEGGMSLLGISLPSSERFLYSAKPLAKHVPTSLHGREDRSSHVFYGNDSFYILFRLHQMLYERLLSAKTNSSSAEKKWRTSKDTNPPDLYARFIKALYNLLDGTSDNTKFEDDCRAIIGTQSYVLFTLDKLIYKVVKQLQAIATDEMDSKLLQLYMYEKSRSPGRFFDLVYHENARVLLHDESMYRFECCSSPMRVSIQLMEYGHEKPEVTAVSIEPNFASYLFSEYLSNSSGTMLPEGVFLGRNKRKHSNDGEPSDSLKAMDGIKVANGLECKISCKTSKVSYVLDTEDFLFRLRKRRLSPGGNVADKSPTSKKYDAKVQRFHLFLSKP, via the exons ATGAAGCGCTCCAGGGAggacgcgctcgccgccgccgggtcGCAGCCCAGCAAGCGCATCACCACCAGCAGCGCCGCCGTCGCTCGATCCGATCC GTCGCCGCCGCAGCCCATGCCTCCGGCGGGGTCGGGGTCGGCCCTggtgccggcgccgccgccccaggccgtgGCCGCCCTGCCGACGCAGCCCTCCGGCGGGTCTGGGGCCGCCACTgctgccgcggccgccgccgcaggCCAGAAGCTGACGACCAACGACGCCCTCGTCTACCTCAAGGCCGTCAAGGACAAGTTCCAGGACAACCGCGCCAAGTACGAGGAGTTCCTCGAGGTCATGCGCGACTTCAAGAGCGAGAG GATCGACACCAACGGGGTGATTATCCGCGTGAAGACCCTCTTCAACGGGTACCCCGAGCTGATCCTGGGATTCAACACCTTCTTGCCCAAGGGCTTTGCAATCAGGCTGCAGCAGGATGAGAAGAAGCCTGTGGATTTCGCGGAGGCTATCAACTTCGTGAACAAGATTAAG AGTCGGTTCCAGCGCGACGAGCATGTCTACAAGTCGTTCCTGGACATCCTCAACATGTACCGCAAGGATAACAAGTCCATCCAAGATGTTTACCATGAG GTTGCTGTGCTGTTCAGCGACCACAAAGACTTGCTCGAAGAATTCCAGCACTTCTTGCCTGATACCTCGGTGTCTCCGCAAGCAGGGGCCGCTCCAAGAGGCGGCTTAGTTAAGCGGGAAGCTCTAATGCCCCCTGCTAGTAGGGGTCACATTGAAAAG CCTAGGGCTTTTCCGTCTCATACCGACCGTGACGCCAGTGTCGATCGTCCTGACGTGGACCATGATCGCCAAAGACAACGGGAGAAGAACAAGGAACGCAAGGCAGAAAGAGATAGAAGAGATTATGATAGAGATGAGAAGGATGTTGAACAAGACAGCAAAGAGGTGGATGTTGGCCAGCGTAAGCGCAAACCTTTTCCAAGCGCAAACCTTGCAGGTGCTGAGGCACACCAAGGAGGCCACCCTGAGATTCATGGAATTAATAGTGCCTCTGCCTCATCGTATGATAACAAGGACGCGTTAAAGA GTGGATACACACAGGAGTTCCATTTCTGCGAAAAAGTCAAGGAGAAGCTGGAATATGATGCTTACCAGGAGTTCTTGAAATGCCTTCACATCTACAGCCAGGAAATTATTACGAGAAGTGAACTGAAGAACTTG GTGAGCGATATACTACAACACTACCCAGATCTTATGGATGGATTTAATGAATTCTTGGAACATTGTGAAAATATAG ATGGATTTCTGGCTGGAGTCTTCAGTAAAA AGCAACCTGGAAGGCTAATTAAAACAGAGGAtaaagaaagggataaggagcatgAGAGGGAGGATAGGAACAGAGACCGGGACAAGGAAAGAGAAAAGGAACGGGAAAGGCTGCATCCAAAGGAAGGTCCTAGCCAGAAACCCTCGATTGTCAAAGAGAAGTATCTATGCAAACCAATATCAGAGCTTGATCTCTCAAATTGTCAGCGATGCACTCCAAGTTACCGGCTTCTACCTAAAAAT TACCCAATGCCTCCGGCAGGCAACAAGACTGATCTTGGTGCCACGGTTCTTAATGATCACTGGGTGTCAGTGACATCAGGGAGTGAAGACTATTCGTTTAAGCACATGCGCAAGAATCAGTATGAAGAAAGTTTATTTAGATGCGAAGATGACAG GTTCGAGTTGGATATGCTGTTGGAGTCAGTTAATGCAGCAACTAAGCGCGTCGAGGAGTTGATAGAAAAAATGCAAGATAACTCAGTAAAACCAGAAAGCCCAATACGCATCGATGAGCACTTAACTC CTTTGAATCTAAGGTGCATTGAACGGTTATATGGTGACCATGGTCTGGATGTGATGGACGTTCTTCGAAGAAATGCTAGTGTTGCGCTGCCAGTTATCTTATCTAGGCTAAAACAAAAGCAGGAGGAATGGTCAAGGTGTCGATCAGATTTCAACAAGGTTTGGGCTGACATTTATGCCAAAAATTACCACAAGTCACTTGATCATCGCAGTTTCTATTTCAAGCAGCAAGACTCGAAGAATCTCAGCACAAAAT CTCTATTGACCGAGATTAAAGAAATTAAtgagaagaaaagaaaggaagacGATGTCCTCATTGCTATTGCTGCTGGAAATAGGCGGCCTATAGTTCCCAACATGTCATTTGAGTATGTAGATGCAAATATCCACGACGATCTTTATAAGATCGTGAAGTACTCGTGTGGAGAAGTCTGTGGCTCGGACCAACTGGACAAAGTGATGAGGATTTGGACAACTTTTCTGGAGCCTATTTTGGGCATTCCGTCTCGATCCCACGGCGCCGTGGATGCAGATCTAACTAAACCCAAGAATGGCATCACAAAATCTGGTATTGCAAATGTGGGGGAAAGCAATGCTTCTCCTGATGGAGTTGCTGCCCAGCAAGGCCATGGTGATGAAAGCATGCAACAGGAGCAAGCACCATCAGCTGTGGCTAGATTGTCTAGGTTAGCGAAAGGAGTTGCAGCAGACTCCCAAAATGGTTCCCATGATGCAGATCGAACTGCTCGTAGAGATGAGGAAGCATCAAATGCTGCACTAAATGAAGTATCTGCAGTAAGCACCCAGAACATGCCTACCGAGAGATCAGCAGGACAACATAGCCATATGAAGGGAAACTCTGAAACCACGCCAG GAGTGAATGCATCTAAAAGTTCACATGCTGGAGTTAGTATGGCTGCCGGTGCCAGGGCTGGCCATGAAGTATTACCATCTACTGAG GGTGGAGAGACTGGCAAGTCAGGATCATCTTTAAATGGTGGGGCTACCAGCGAGGGTAACAAAGGGCGCCTATTTAATGAAGCTGCTGCGTCCCACAATACATCGAAAGTTGAACGAGAAGAAGGTGAATTATCGCCTAATGGAGATTTTGAAGAGGACAATTTTGTGCCTTTCGAAGATGGCGCATCTAAAACAAAGGAAGGTTCTACAAGCAGAACATTCAAGGTTAGACCTGGTCAAGTGGAGCCTCATGCTGAGGCAGCCGGCGAGAACGATGCTGATGATGAGGAAAGCACTCAAAGGTCTACCGAGGACAGTGAGAATGCTTCTGAGGCCGGTGAAGATGCATCAGGAAGTGAATCTGGTGATGGCGAGCACGGTTCTCCCGAAGATCACGATGAGGAAGAAGATATGGATCATGATCAGGATCCGAAGGCAGAAAGTGAGGGTGAGGCAGAGGGGACAACTGAGACCCACGACGTTGAAGGAGGAATGTCATTACTCGGAATATCATTGCCTTCATCCGAACGCTTTCTGTACTCGGCTAAACCACTGGCCAAGCATGTTCCCACATCTTTACATGGTCGGGAAGATAGATCGTCACATGTATTTTATGGGAATGATTCATTTTACATCTTGTTCAGGCTGCACCAG ATGCTGTACGAACGACTGCTTTCAGCAAAGACAAACTCTTCGAGTGCTGAAAAGAAATGGAGAACCTCCAAGGATACAAACCCCCCTGACCTATATGCAAG GTTCATAAAGGCACTCTACAACTTGCTTGATGGCACTTCTGATAATACCAAATTTGAGGATGACTGCCGTGCTATTATTGGGACCCAGTCATACGTTCTCTTTACTTTGGATAAACTGATATACAAAGTTGTGAAGCAG CTTCAAGCTATAGCGACAGATGAAATGGACAGCAAGCTTCTCCAGCTTTATATGTATGAGAAGTCAAGATCCCCTGGGAGGTTCTTTGATCTGGTCTATCATGAAAACGCCCGTGTCCTGCTCCATGATGAGAGCATGTATCGATTCGAATGT TGCTCAAGTCCAATGAGGGTGTCTATTCAGCTGATGGAATATGGTCATGAGAAGCCTGAGGTGACTGCGGTATCCATTGAGCCAAATTTTGCCTCTTATCTTTTCAGCGAGTATCTGTCAAATTCGTCAGGCACGATGCTGCCTGAAGGTGTCTTCCTTGGAAG GAACAAGCGGAAACATTCAAATGACGGCGAGCCTTCAGATTCGTTGAAGGCCATGGATGGTATCAAAGTTGCTAATGGTCTTGAATGCAAGATATCCTGCAAGACCTCTAAG GTCTCCTATGTCCTTGACACCGAAGATTTCTTGTTTCGGTTGAGAAAGAGGAGGCTTTCACCCGGTGGAAATGTGGCCGACAAGTCGCCGACCTCCAAAAAATATGATGCAAAAGTGCAGCGCTTTCATTTATTTCTATCCAAGCCTTAA
- the LOC123057407 gene encoding 3-isopropylmalate dehydrogenase, chloroplastic, producing MTQLQAAPLKTLSFSGAAVRPRHATATCRCSAADRSYSITLLPGDGIGPEVVAVAKDVLSVAGAKEGVELRFREMLMGGAALDAVGVPLPDETLAAARASDAVLLGAIGGYRWDNNEKHLKPETGLLNIRAGLGVFANLRPATVLPQLVDASTLKKEVAEGVDIMVVRELTGGIYFG from the exons ATGACTCAGCTCCAAGCTGCTCCGCTCAAAACCCTAAGCTTTTCCGGCGCGGCGGTGCGGCCGCGGCATGCGACGGCGACGTGCCGGTGCTCGGCCGCGGACCGGAGCTACAGCATTACGCTCCTCCCGGGCGACGGCATCGGCCCGGAGGTGGTCGCCGTCGCCAAGGACGTCCTCTCCGTCGCCGGCGCCAAGGAAG GCGTGGAGCTCCGGTTCCGGGAGATGCTGATGGGCGGCGCGGCGCTGGACGCCGTCGGGGTGCCGCTCCCCGACGAGacgctggcggcggcgcgggcctcCGACGCCGTCCTGCTCGGCGCGATAGGAGG GTATAGGTGGGATAACAATGAGAAGCATCTCAAGCCCGAGACCGGGCTGCTCAACATCCGTGCCGGGCTCGGTGTGTTTGCCAATCTGCGCCCAGCCACCGTGTTGCCGCAG TTAGTAGATGCATCTACTTTGAAGAAAGAGGTAGCAGAAGGAGTTGACATCATGGTTGTTAGAGAGCTTACTGGAG GGATTTACTTCGGATAA